From one Rhopalosiphum padi isolate XX-2018 chromosome 2, ASM2088224v1, whole genome shotgun sequence genomic stretch:
- the LOC132922738 gene encoding mediator of RNA polymerase II transcription subunit 29-like: MSMPVFPSNTPQVPQAMQQVQQQQQQQQQQQQQQQQQQQQQQQQQQQQQQQQQQQQEKLDNISKVKTQVIQLKESLSCVLRAASYTLQQNHYIDTGLLKTVEIPGPRFEKTIEEFFSICDQIEYNLKTAIECQQQGLSSQRYIPLMVYPTRTEPLPAQELSSLTYPQYLSTVRSQISYLKEIQELLLSATQNNSNE; the protein is encoded by the exons ATGTCTATGCCCGTATTTCCGTCAAATACACCTCAAGTTCCTCAAGCTATGCAACAAGtacaacagcagcaacagcaacaacaacaacaacaacaacaacaacagcagcagcagcagcaacaacaacaacagcagcagcagcagcaacaacaacagcagcaacaacaggAAAAATTAGACAATATATCAAAAGTGAAAACTCAAGTGATTCAACTCAAAGAATCATTAAGTTGTGTACTACGAGCAGCTTCATATACTTTACAGCAAAATCATTACATAGACACAGGATTATTAAAAACTGTAGAAATACCCGGTCCCCGATTTGAGAAAACCATTGAGGAATTTTTTTCGATTTGTGATCAAATTGAATATAATCTTAAGACTGCCATTGAGTGTCAACAACAAG gtCTAAGCAGTCAGCGCTATATACCACTGATGGTTTATCCTACAAGAACAGAACCATTACCAGCTCAGGAGTTAAGTTCACTCACGTACCCTCAATATTTAAGCACAGTTCGATCACAGATTtcttatttaaaagaaattcaaGAATTATTGTTGTCTGCAACTCAAAATAATTCTAatgaataa
- the LOC132922737 gene encoding coatomer subunit delta, producing MVLLASAVCTKTGKTIVSRQFVEMTKARIEGLLAAFPKLMSTEKRHIQHTFVETDSVRYVYQPLEKLYMLLITTKTSNILEDLETLRLFSKVVLDCCKLVDESEVSKKSFDLIFAFDEIVALGYRESVNLAQVRTFVEMDSHEEKMYQAVRQSQERDAKVKMREKAKELQRQRIDAVKKGVRMPTSSSSYMSMTPVADSIYEIKVSKPETPKYTSSNKALKLGAKSKDVDLFVDQLKSEGEKVVTNNKSSTITSTSSTVQKDIHIKKEERIIAIVGRDGGVRNFELHGLISLRISNEIYQKIVLQFNFESGNIPLQTHPNIDKELFKTNRLIGLKNPTKPFPLDSEVGLLKWTLQSQEESAIPLSINCWPSENGYGGCDVNIEYNLEHADLELNNVTVTVPLPFGNAPVIQECSGVYSYEPKKNVLIWSVAVVDSSNPTGSIEFEAPKSIASDFFPIKVDFMSKSSYNKIKPMEIRLIDDNAPVKFTSETSLFTGNYEIV from the exons ATGGTGCTGTTGGCTTCAGCCGTATGCACAAAAACGGGAAAAACCATAGTATCACGACAGTTTGTTGAGATGACTAAAGCGCGGATTGAAGGTTTATTGGCGGCGTTTCCTAAGCTGATGTCGACTGAAAAACGTCATATACAACATACGTTCGTTGAGACAGATTCTGTACGATATGTATACCAACCATTGGAAAAATTATACATGTTGTTAATCACTACAAAGACCAGTAACATATTAGAAGATTTGGAAACATTAAGATTATTTTCAAAAGTAGTTTTGGACTGTTGCAA GTTAGTCGATGAGAGTGAAGTATCAAAAAAgtcatttgatttaatatttgctTTTGATGAAATTGTTGCCCTTGGTTATAGGGAGAGTGTTAATTTAGCGCAAGTAAGAACATTTGTTGAAATGGATTCTCACgaagaaaaaatgtatcaagCAGTACGTCAATCACAAGAGCGTGATGCTAAGGTTAAAATGCGTGAAAAAGCAAAAGAATTACAACGCCAAAGAATTGATGCTGTCAAAAAAGGTGTTCGTATGCCAACATCATCAAGCTCTTATATGTCAATGACACCAGTTGCAGAttcaatttatgaaataaaagtaTCCAAGCCAGAAACACCAAAATACACATCAAGCAATAAAGCTTTAAAATTAGGAGCTAAATCGAAAGATGTTGATTTGTTTGTTGATCAATTGAAATCAGAAGGTGAAAAAGTTGTTACTAACAACAAGTCATCAACTATTACATCAACTTCTTCAACTGTTCAAAAAgacattcatattaaaaaagaaGAACGTATAATTGCCATTGTTGGACGTGATGGAGGTGTCCGCAATTTTGAATTACATGGATTGATATCATTAAGAATTTCAAatgaaatttatcaaaaaattgttttacagtTTAATTTTGAATCTGGAAATATTCCATTGCAAACTCATCCTAATATCGATAAGGAACTTTTCAAGACTAACCGTCTAATAGGTTTGAAAAATCCAACAAAACCATTTCCATTAGACTCTGAAGTAGGATTATTAAAATGGACTCTTCAGTCACAAGAAGAATCAGCTATACCGCTTTCAATTAACTGCTGGCCTAGTGAAAATGGTTATGGGGGTTGTgatgtaaatattgaatataatttggaACATGCTGACCTCGAATTGAATAATGTTACTGTTACAGTACCATTGCCATTTGGCAATGCTCCTGTTATTCAAGAGTGCAGTGGAGTTTATAGTTATGAGCCTAAAAAGAATGTTTTAATATGGTCAGTGGCTGTAGTTGATTCGTCTAACCCAACAGGATCTATTGAATTCGAAGCACCAAAATCCATTGCCTCAGATTTCTTCCCAATTAAGGTTGATTTCATGTCAAAATCatcttacaataaaattaagccAATGGAAATTAGACTTATTGATGATAACGCACCTGTTAAATTTACATCTGAGACATCTTTATTCACAGGAAATTatgaaatagtttaa